The Staphylococcus simiae genome includes the window AGAATAGAAGAAACGTATAACAATAACATTGGAGGTTTACATATGGATAGAAAAGCTGAAAAAATTCTGACGTGGATAGGTGTTGGCTTTCAAGCATTGGCATCAATTGTAGGTGCATTGTTGTTAGTACTTGTTATCATAGGATTAACTGAGGATATTGCCTTATCAAGTGACGAAACATTAGGTCTAGTCATTCTGTTTATCATTGGCATAGGTTCATGGGTGATGCTAGTTGCAGGAATTATTGCAGGTATTAAAATTAATAACAGTCCTAAAGGTGCGGGAATTACCTTAGTTGTCATTGGTGCACTAAGTTTCTTCTTTAATTTTATTAGTGGTGTACTATGGCTTATTGCGGGTATTTTACTATTAACAAGAACTCCTAATCCTGAAGTCGGTCAATACAATGCTAATCAAACAACAGATACAACTAACGAGCAATCTGTATATCATGATTATTCAAATCAAGAAACTCAGCAACGTCATCACGTTGATGACTTAACATCTGAGCATCAAAATAAAGATCAAGATCCATATAAATATTAAAAGTCTTTAAAGTGACTATGTCATCAAGAGTTTGAGACAACAACATTTCACGCTTAAATTCAATTATTTGGCAGTAACTGTCTGGTTTATAAAATGTTGAAAAAGCAAAGTTTTACAAACCTAGTCAGTCTTACCGGGGGAGGATTAAGAAATAAATTTTAGATAAAATTTATTTCTGTCCTACACCCTTTTTAATTGAGTAGACGTAGCAGAAAAATGCATTCAAGTTTTTAAAATGATTGATGTGTTATTATTCATGAAATGGTCATAAGTCATACGGTTACATTTAGAATAAAATTTATATTTTGGGGTAAAATTATTGTGTGAACATATTTTATCTAGGGAGTGTTTTTTATGACAAACAATAAAGTTGCAGTAGTTACAGGTGGCGCACAAGGTATTGGATTCAAAATATCCGAGCGCTTATTCAATGATGGCTTTAATGTTGCGATAGTTGACTATAATGAACAAGGTGCACAACAAGCAGCTCAACAATTATCTAGCGATGGTTCAAGAGCTATTGCTATTAAAGCAGACGTAGCTAATCGTGATGATGTGTTTAATGCAGTTAGACAAACTGTGGAACATTTTGGGGATTTCCATGTCATTGTTAACAATGCAGGCCTTGGACCAATGACGCCAATTGATTCAATCACACCAGAACAATTTGATAAAGTATACGGCGTCAATGTTGCTGGTGTATTATGGGGAATTCAAGCAGCACATGAACAATTCAAACAATTGAACCATGGTGGTAAAATTATTAATGCGACATCTCAAGCAGGTGTAGAAGGTAATGCAGGATTATCATTATATAGTAGTACTAAATTTGCAGTACGTGGTTTAACACAAGTTGCAGCAAGAGACTTAGCACTTGAAGGTATTACCGTTAATGCTTTTGCGCCGGGTATTGTTAATACACCAATGATGGAAAGTATTGCTAAATCTACTGCTGAGGAAGCAGGTCAACCTGAAGAGTGGGGTTGGCAACAATTCTCTAGTCAAATTGCTTTAGGTAGATTATCTGAACCGGAAGATGTCTCTAATGTAGTAGGATTCTTAGCAGGTAAAGATTCTGATTACATTACAGGTCAAACAATCATCGTCGATGGTGGTATGAGATTCCATTAATTTAAGTGAACAGTAAACAGCTGATACTACATAATGTAGGTCAGTTGTTTTTTGTTATTCGTTGCGGGTTGATATTTTAACAAGAAAAATTCGAATATCTACAAAAATAGAAATGAGTGAAAATGTATGGTGACACTTTATACAATCGGGCATGTTAATTATGATTTAACAACGTTTGCGAAGATGCTAAAATTTGCCGATATTACAATGATTGAAGATGTTAGAGCATTCCCTAAAAGTCCTAAACATCCCCAATACAATCAACAAGAAATGGAACAATGGTTACTGCAACATGGCATTAACTATCGACATAATGACTTATTAGGTGGAAGAAGACCAATATCACAGCATGTTGGACAAAATTTGAATGCAGGATGGTCAAATCAATCATTTCATAATTATGCTGATTACACGTTAACAGCAGAGTTTAAAGAAGGTATCGAACAATTATTGGTAGATGCACAAACTTACAATGTAGCAATGTTATGTGCTGAAAGGCATCCTTCAAGATGTCATCGTTTGATTATTAGCAATTGGTTAGTAGCACAAGGTTATAACGTTGTGCATATCGTGTTAAATCATCATAATCAAATTGAATTGATACCACATCAATTAGGTCAATGGGGTGCTATGCCCATTATTGAAGACGATAATGAGGTTGTTTATCCACAAGATATATCGAAATAAACGCGTGAGTTCTAAGCACACTATGTGTCTAGGACTCACGCGTTTAGTTTAGAAAATGAATGACACTATAACAATATTTGATGATTTTAGGGAGCAGGTCATATTGGCAACAAGGCACTGTGACGTTTGTCTGAAGTCACTATCCTAACCGTCTAAGTATCAAGGTATAGGAAGTACTTTGATTTTTAACTCATACAATTTCTTATGTAGTTGTTACGTCAGTAAGTGACTGTATTCCTCTACTGCCAATGCTTCAGATAACATATAACTCTATGAATACTCAAGCTGTCCCAAATAACAAATAGTTAAAAGATTATACATAAGAACTTAAATATTTCATTGCTATCATAAAAGTAATATAGTAAAATTCAAAACGTAATTATTACGATTTATAAAAATATTAAGGAGAATAGTAATGGAAAAAAGTTATGATATTTGGTGGCAAAAAGGTCAAGAAACAGATGATGATATGGCAAAAGATCATCAACAATCATGGGAACGTACGATTAGTTTGTTAAATAAACAAGATATTGAAGATAAAGTTATTTTAGATTTTGGGTGTAATCAAGGAGGTTTCCTAAGAGCGCTATATCATAAATTTCATTTTCAAGAAGGTGTGGGTATTGATCTCGCTAAAAAGTCATTACAAAAAGCAGAGTCGTTAAAGGGAGATTTACCTTTATCTTATGTGTTATCAGATAAACCAGAACAAACCGGGAAACATTTTGATACAGCAATTAGTACGTCAGTGCTTTATTTAATTGAGGATATTGAACAACATGCTAAAGATTTAAAGGCTGTCTTAAAGCCGCAAGGTGTCTACTATGCGACATTTGCAGATCATTCGAGTAATCCAAGTCGTGATTACATAGCGCAAGTAATAAACGAATATGGCGCAACACCATCGCAAAATCATACATTGAAATATATTGTTGATAGTTTTGTAAATCAAGGATATGACGTTGCTGTAATTAAAGAACCAGTACCTGAAATAATTGATTTAACGCATTATAGTGATTTTTATTTGTCTCCTAATGACTATTTACGTACATTATTTGACGAATCATTCTTAATTAAAGCTACATTGAAAGAAGGTAGTGCGTATGAATAAGAGGTTAATCTTAACTATCTTAGTTATGGCATCGTGTATGATAACAGGATGTTCTAGTCAACAACAGGATAAAAAACAGGTGACAGTATCCTTACCATCAGAAGCGAAAGCAGATAAACTTGATGCGCAGAGTTATGATGCGGCAATGCCAGTGTATAGTGCAGTTTATGAGCCATTAGTAGAATATGATAAAAAACACGGGATTAAAGCTGGATTAGCAGATGAATGGAAGATAGAAGACGGAGGTCGTCGTTATCAATTTCATTTAAAAAATGATGTGAAATTTTCTGATGGTTCAAAGTTCGATGCACAAGCAGTGAAATTTTCTTTGGAACGAGCAAAAACTATCAACAAAGAATCTACAGTAGAGACGTTGAAACAACTAGATAAAGTGGTTATTTAAGACAAACAAACAGTCGAAATTCGACTTAAACAGCCATCTAATCAAGTGCTTAATGAATTAACTCAAGTTAGACCGTTACGTATTATGAGTCCTCATTCAGTTGAAGGTGAGAAAGCTAATGGTAAATTTAAACAAGCTATTGGCACAGGTGCCTTTGTCGTTGAACATAGTGGCAAAGAAAAGACGACATTAAAACCTAATAAATATTTCAATCATGAACATCCGCTTAACTATGATTTAATATTTCAAAATATTGAGGATGGAGATGCAAGAAATTCAGCCATTCAAAGTGGTTCTATCGATATTACTGGTGGCTCTCTAGGTATGTTATCAAATCAGCAAATTAACTATGATAAGAAGCAACAACAATTAACTGTAGAGGATAAACCAAGTACAGTCAGTCACTTTATGGCCTTTAATCCTAATAAAGCTTTATTTAAAACACAACAGATGCGTGAAGCAATCAGTAAAAGTATAGATACTAATGCACTATCGTCCAAAGACATGCAAAGTATCTTCCAAAAAGACGTTCAATTCGTTAATTCTCAAAACCAACCACAACATGAATATAATGTTAAAGCTGCTGAAAAATTAATCAAGCAACAAGGATATGAAAAGAATAATAAAGGTATCTTTGAAAAAGATGGACAACCATTAACATTTAATCTAGTTATTCAGACTGCAGAATTTCCAAATTGGAAAGATCAAGCACAACAAGTTCAACAACAACTTAAAAAAGCAGGTATTAAAGTCAACATCAAAATGTTAGATAGTCAGACTTATTATGATACTTTATGGACTAAAAAAAATTATGATCTTATCTTTTATAGAACTTATTCAGATGCCTTAATGCCGTATAATTTTATGAATTCTGTTTTCAAAAATAATGATGGTAAAGCAGGTGTCTTAGCCAATGATGAGACACTATCTAAACAGTTAGATGCTTTCCCAAGTAAAATAGCACCACGAGAACAACACCAAGCATTCAATGATATATTCCAGCATTTCAATCGCTCATATTATGCAGTACCAATTGCTTATCCGAATGAAACATTCGTTACATCTGATAAGATTAAATCCTTTAAATTCTCAGGATTAACAGATGCACCTATAGATTATAAGCAGTTGAAAGTTAACGATTAACATGTGGAAAGTAACGCTTAAATTTGTTCTATATATGCTTGTTAGTTCATTTATTATTTTTATTTTAGTGGAACAAACGTCAGGAAATCCTGCAATTTTATACTTACAACGACATGGATATACTACAATTACGCAGCAACATATTGATCAAGCACAACATCATCTTGGTTTAAGTCGTAATATCTTCTTACGCTATATTGATTGGGTCTATCATGCTTTGACTTTAGATTTAGGATACAGTTTTATCACACATGAACGTGTGATGTTATTAATCAGTCATGCTATCAGCGCAACATTAAAGCTAATAATATGGTCAACAGTGATCTTGTTACCTTTAGGCTATAGCATAGGTTATTTGACAGGCATATATGCACATCGTCGTTGGGCATATTTTGTTAAAGGTATTAGTCAATTTATTACTTCTATGCCTGAATATTGGTTAGCTATATTAGCTATCTATTATTTCGGTGTTAAATGGCATGTTTTACCCTTTGTTGGTAGTAATTCTTGGCAGCACTTTATATTACCAGTCATAGTGATTGTGCTTGTCGATGGTTGTCATATTATATTATTGGTGGCGCACTTAGTCAGCAAAACAGTCGATAGTGATGCTTATCAGTTAGCGTGTTTACGCAATTATCACTTGCGAGATCGATTATATACACAATTTAAAGAAATATTTGCACCAATTATGACTATATCTGTAAATACTATTATTCAATTATTTGGGAAAATTGTCATTTTAGAAGTGATTTTTAGTATGTCGGGTGTAGGTAAATTATTAATTAATGCTATTAATCAACGAGACTATCCATTAATTCAAGGTATTTTAGTTATCATCATTGTAACAATTATGCTTATTAACTATCTTGGAGACTTAGCTATTTTGAAAAATGATCCTAAATTAAGTTGTCAACAACGTCATATGTAAAGGAAGCGGGTGGAGAAATGATAACAATAAAAAGTATATTACTATATGTCATTTCAATCGCATTATTAGCTATTTTATGGCTTTATACATACTATCATCCAGTAATGATTAACACATCAGCACAATTGCAACCACCTAGTTTAACGCATCATTTGCTAGGTACTGATCAATTAGGACGTGATTTATTATCACGATTAATTATTGGAAGTGCGGTCACACTCTTGTTAACTGCTATAGTTATTATTTTAAGTGTAGTTACAGGTTTATTATTAGGCTTAATTTCTGGAATAGTAGGGCGTTTCATCGATGTTATGATGATGTTTATTGCTGA containing:
- a CDS encoding DUF4064 domain-containing protein — protein: MDRKAEKILTWIGVGFQALASIVGALLLVLVIIGLTEDIALSSDETLGLVILFIIGIGSWVMLVAGIIAGIKINNSPKGAGITLVVIGALSFFFNFISGVLWLIAGILLLTRTPNPEVGQYNANQTTDTTNEQSVYHDYSNQETQQRHHVDDLTSEHQNKDQDPYKY
- a CDS encoding (S)-acetoin forming diacetyl reductase, with product MTNNKVAVVTGGAQGIGFKISERLFNDGFNVAIVDYNEQGAQQAAQQLSSDGSRAIAIKADVANRDDVFNAVRQTVEHFGDFHVIVNNAGLGPMTPIDSITPEQFDKVYGVNVAGVLWGIQAAHEQFKQLNHGGKIINATSQAGVEGNAGLSLYSSTKFAVRGLTQVAARDLALEGITVNAFAPGIVNTPMMESIAKSTAEEAGQPEEWGWQQFSSQIALGRLSEPEDVSNVVGFLAGKDSDYITGQTIIVDGGMRFH
- a CDS encoding DUF488 domain-containing protein produces the protein MVTLYTIGHVNYDLTTFAKMLKFADITMIEDVRAFPKSPKHPQYNQQEMEQWLLQHGINYRHNDLLGGRRPISQHVGQNLNAGWSNQSFHNYADYTLTAEFKEGIEQLLVDAQTYNVAMLCAERHPSRCHRLIISNWLVAQGYNVVHIVLNHHNQIELIPHQLGQWGAMPIIEDDNEVVYPQDISK
- a CDS encoding class I SAM-dependent methyltransferase, which gives rise to MEKSYDIWWQKGQETDDDMAKDHQQSWERTISLLNKQDIEDKVILDFGCNQGGFLRALYHKFHFQEGVGIDLAKKSLQKAESLKGDLPLSYVLSDKPEQTGKHFDTAISTSVLYLIEDIEQHAKDLKAVLKPQGVYYATFADHSSNPSRDYIAQVINEYGATPSQNHTLKYIVDSFVNQGYDVAVIKEPVPEIIDLTHYSDFYLSPNDYLRTLFDESFLIKATLKEGSAYE
- a CDS encoding ABC transporter permease, with translation MWKVTLKFVLYMLVSSFIIFILVEQTSGNPAILYLQRHGYTTITQQHIDQAQHHLGLSRNIFLRYIDWVYHALTLDLGYSFITHERVMLLISHAISATLKLIIWSTVILLPLGYSIGYLTGIYAHRRWAYFVKGISQFITSMPEYWLAILAIYYFGVKWHVLPFVGSNSWQHFILPVIVIVLVDGCHIILLVAHLVSKTVDSDAYQLACLRNYHLRDRLYTQFKEIFAPIMTISVNTIIQLFGKIVILEVIFSMSGVGKLLINAINQRDYPLIQGILVIIIVTIMLINYLGDLAILKNDPKLSCQQRHM